The following coding sequences lie in one Lolium perenne isolate Kyuss_39 chromosome 2, Kyuss_2.0, whole genome shotgun sequence genomic window:
- the LOC139835628 gene encoding uncharacterized protein, protein MAQLMHMMMEDREAARAERQANLATLQHLTQLATGNANNNNGGDGNGDPRSKLKDFQSTNPPVFSKCTEPLDADDWLRTIENNLEVAGVGNDEKVLFATHYLSGPARAWWENVKAIQAEGHVIGWEEFKTKFRKTHIPSGLIKLMKDKFMNLKQGSMSVSILVAVPYPDLESLVDSSIMVESKRKSAFENRKRKAMMQQGSSSTQRPRNFPPPRPAPQQQRAPPPAPRPNNPNRNYNPQRSGGSNYNPNYNRQSNTVRPATTGCYTCGQPGHFSKECPNRATSGQRPNAPKPNPGQARTATGRNLNQKKPAGPTRGHLNHVNAEQAQEAPDIVLGTFPVNSISATVLFDSGASHSFVTKPFARKSGLRPTIMQRPMLVQIPGSSTKTDLSCKDIPIDIQGKRFHADLIVLGEQGLEVILGMNWMVKYKGHIDCVRRAITLTAEDGEIVEHVATIPSSKRP, encoded by the exons ATGGCTCAACTCATGCATATGATGATGGAAGACCGTGAGGCAGCCCGTGCGGAGCGTCAAGCTAATCTTGCTACTCTTCAGCACCTCACTCAGCTTGCTACTGGTAACGCCAACAACAATAATGGCGGGGATGGAAATGGAGACCCCCGCTCCAAGCTGAAGGATTTCCAAAGCACCAACCCACCTGTCTTCTCCAAGTGCactgaacccctcgacgccgatgattggcttcgcaccatTGAGAACAACTTGGAGGTTGCCGGAGTCGGCAATGATGAGAAGGTTCTGTTTGCCACTCATTACCTCTCCGGACCTGCCCGCGCTTGGTGGGAAAATGTCAAGGCTATTCAAGCTGAAGGACACGTCATCGGCTGGGAAGAATTCAAGACCAAGTTCCGCAAGACCCACATCCCTTCAGGACTGATCAAGCTCATGAAGGATAAGTTCATGAATTTGAAGCAGGGGAGCATGTCTGTG aGCATCTTGGTGGCCGTTCCATACCCAGACCTTGAGTCGCTGGTTGATTCCTCTATCATGGTGGAGAGCAAGCGCAAGAGTGCatttgagaaccgcaagcgcaaggCGATGATGCAGCAAGGCAGCTCCAGCACTCAGCGACCCCGCAACTTTCCTcctccaaggccggcgccccagcagCAGAGGGCACCACCCCCTGCACCtcgccccaacaaccccaatcgcAACTACAACCCTCAGCGTTCTGGAGGAAGCAACTACAACCCCAACTACAATCGCCAGAGCAACACTGTCCGCCCCGCCACCACTGGATGCTATACCTGCGGTCAGCCGGGTCACTTCTCCAAGGAGTGCCCCAACCGAGCCACTTCTGGACAGCGCCCCAATGCGCCCAAGCCTAATCCGGGACAAGCTCGCACTGCTACTGGAAGGAACCTGAATCAGAAGAAGCCAGCTGGACCAACTAGGGGACACCTCAACCACGTCAATGCTGAACAAGCTCAGGAAGCTCCGGACATTGTCCTGGGTACGTTCCCTGTCAACTCAATATCCGCCACTGTCTTGTTTGACTCCGGAGCATCGCACTCTTTTGTTACTAAGCCGTTCGCTAGGAAGAGTGGTTTGAGACCTACGATCATGCAACGTCCTATGTTAGTCCAAATTCCGGGATCCTCCACCAAAACGGATCTATCCTGCAAGGATATTCCTATAGATATTCAGGGGAAGCGTTTCCACGCGGATTTGATCGTATTAGGAGAGCAAGGCTTAGAAGTTATCCTTGGGATGAATTGGATGGTGAAGTATAAGGGTCACATAGATTGCGTTCGCCGAGCCATAACATTGACTGCTGAGGACGGAGAAATAGTTGAGCATGTGGCGACCATACCTTCATCGAAG AGACCATAA